One segment of Chelmon rostratus isolate fCheRos1 chromosome 17, fCheRos1.pri, whole genome shotgun sequence DNA contains the following:
- the LOC121621355 gene encoding protein phosphatase 1 regulatory subunit 27, whose translation MKYNYHVPVSTYTRSSQYTPTYQTPTYYTPTHYTPTHYTSAYTSTTKYTPTQYSTTHYTPSHYTSTYKAASTYIPSYSKGSRYSSTQRTQAQERPAPVIPVAPAKRTVHFPNDIIFQDIVRRGDMEQIGRFMRARKVRVDTLFHSGMAALHEAVLTGNLEVVKLLVKYGADVHQRDEDGWTPLHMACSDGYPEIARYLLSMGASTDAENESGEKPADLIDPDCKELVKLFEAGCV comes from the exons ATGAAGTACAACTACCATGTGCCAGTGTCAACGTACACACGCAGTTCACAGTACACACCAACATACCAGACACCTACCTATTACACCCCTACACATTACACACCGACGCACTACACATCCGCATATACCTCCACGACAAAGTACACCCCGACACAGTACAGCACGACACATTACACCCCATCACACTACACATCCACCTACAAGGCTGCGTCGACATACATCCCCTCATACAGCAAAGGCTCGCGGTACAGTTCCACACAGCGCACACAAGCTCAGGAACGTCCCGCACCTGTAATACCTGTCGCACCAGCAAAGAGGACTGTGCACTTCCCCAATGACATCATCTTCCAGGATATTGTGAGACGGGGAGATATGGAGCAAATCGGTCGGTTCATGAGAGCGAGGAAGGTTCGTGTGGATACACTCTTCCACTCAG GTATGGCAGCGCTACATGAAGCTGTGCTAACAGGAAACCTGGAGGTGGTGAAGCTGCTGGTGAAATATGGCGCTGACGTTCACCAGCGAGACGAAGATGGCTGGACGCCACTTCACATGGCCTGCAGTGACGGTTACCCAGAAATCGCCAG GTACCTGCTGTCGATGGGAGCCAGCACAGACGCCGAGAACGAAAGTGGCGAGAAGCCTGCAGACCTCATCGACCCAGACTGCAAAGAGCTGGTCAAACTTTTTGAGGCAGGCTGCGTGTGA